Proteins found in one Triticum urartu cultivar G1812 chromosome 4, Tu2.1, whole genome shotgun sequence genomic segment:
- the LOC125554903 gene encoding uncharacterized protein LOC125554903, with the protein MDRRATLAAPSIRVKIPDQLPTLFEPQKATPYPRTTRYGSTAEAEADGDAPPSPEHCLTVLALQLAVLEKAATGLGTLAFVWATVVLLGGFAITLDRTDFWCITGLLLIEGTRILGRSHELEWQHHQASQARSATRAAVPAFFWMQLLSATACVSLSLVRLIHQHYGGTEDARSNRAAALNIFYGLALAEALLFLVEKALWEWKVGHRRLLQCVADDCNLAGAYGQVAVRRFFYDSYSRCLNGSILDGLHMCLVSYADDLITAGSHDEQSLGAGILVALAESDRFAEATLRRIGVSAPTIERLIEMLSWKDSSERDVRRSAAVVVSMLTGRKLVALRITGIPGAIGSVASLLYADLDELNILGLSILNKLAHDHDNCDKIGKTRGLLEKIISYSSIDHALASTTPRDMRLKAVKKSLRVVKRLAGATGDTGKLLRRELTEIVFTVSNVREILQRHDKKVQSELHQLAIEILTSLAMDEETREIIGGTGDVVSVLVTTFLPGAFAKECQQADAVRVEAGEALAILALENKKNCAAIIMALGGGIGLLVDALNDPLVVVGAARIMHNLCSYSGDEWQLPLRRVTVSAAKVLRSITVEKGKILNIFIGLAAQMLRFMEPGELRGSLDAARVVDTVLARSLVQVLREYSRPSMDVPRARRYTIELAIALMQSDARYVALFVELGMESELRRVAMTTSQLECFNVFSGSVGLSRRDTSVCSLVKSALELMNKGRN; encoded by the coding sequence ATGGATCGTCGCGCTACCTTGGCCGCCCCGAGCATCCGCGTCAAGATCCCCGACCAGCTGCCCACGCTGTTCGAGCCGCAGAAGGCCACGCCGTACCCGCGCACCACCCGCTACGGCAGCACCGCCGAGGCCGAGGCTGATGGCgacgcgccgccgtcgccggagcacTGCCTCACCGTGCTGGCCCTGCAGCTGGCCGTGCTCGAGAAGGCGGCGACCGGGCTGGGCACGCTGGCCTTCGTCTGGGCCACGGTCGTGCTGCTGGGCGGCTTCGCCATCACGCTGGACCGCACCGACTTCTGGTGCATCACGGGCCTGCTCCTCATCGAGGGCACCCGCATCCTGGGCCGCAGCCACGAGCTGGAGTGGCAGCACCACCAGGCCAGCCAGGCCCGCtccgccacccgcgccgccgtCCCCGCCTTCTTCTGGATGCAGCTGCTCTCGGCGACGGCGTGCGTCTCCCTCTCCCTCGTCCGCCTCATCCACCAGCACTACGGCGGCACCGAGGACGCCCGCTCCAACCGTGCCGCAGCGCTCAACATCTTCTACGGCCTCGCGCTCGCCGAGGCGCTGCTGTTCCTTGTCGAGAAGGCGCTATGGGAGTGGAAGGTGggccaccgccgcctcctccagtgcgtcgccgacgactgcaatctcgCCGGTGCCTACGGCCAGGTCGCCGTACGCCGCTTCTTCTACGACTCCTACTCGCGCTGCCTCAACGGCAGCATCTTGGATGGCCTCCACATGTGCCTCGTCTCCTACGCCGACGACCTCATCACTGCGGGCTCGCACGACGAGCAGAGCCTTGGCGCCGGCATCCTCGTCGCGCTCGCCGAGTCCGACCGCTTCGCCGAAGCCACGCTCCGCAGGATCGGCGTCTCCGCGCCCACCATCGAGCGCCTCATCGAGATGCTCAGCTGGAAGGACTCCTCGGAGCGCGATGTCCGGCGCTCGGCGGCCGTCGTCGTGTCCATGCTCACCGGGAGGAAGCTCGTCGCGCTCCGCATCACCGGCATTCCAGGCGCCATCGGGTCCGTCGCGTCGCTGCTTTACGCCGATCTCGACGAGCTCAACATCCTCGGCCTCTCCATCCTCAATAAGCTGGCGCACGACCACGACAACTGCGACAAGATTGGCAAGACCAGGGGCCTCCTCGAAAAGATCATCTCCTACTCCAGCATCGACCATGCGCTGGCGTCGACCACGCCGAGGGACATGAGGCTCAAGGCGGTCAAGAAGTCGCTCCGCGTGGTCAAGAGGCTGGCCGGCGCAACGGGGGACACCGGGAAGCTGCTCCGACGGGAGCTCACCGAAATCGTCTTCACTGTGAGCAACGTCAGGGAGATCCTGCAGAGGCACGACAAGAAGGTCCAGTCGGAGCTGCACCAGCTGGCCATCGAGATACTCACGAGCCTCGCGATGGACGAGGAGACCAGGGAGATCATCGGCGGGACGGGGGACGTGGTGAGCGTGCTGGTCACCACGTTCTTGCCGGGGGCGTTTGCGAAGGAGTGTCAACAGGCGGACGCTGTCCGGGTGGAGGCCGGCGAGGCGCTCGCAATTCTGGCCCTCGAGAACAAGAAGAACTGCGCGGCGATCATAATGGCTCTTGGCGGAGGGATCGGGCTGCTCGTTGATGCGCTGAATGACCCCCTCGTCGTCGTCGGTGCCGCCAGGATCATGCACAACCTCTGCTCCTACTCCGGCGACGAGTGGCAGCTCCCTCTGAGACGGGTTACCGTCAGTGCCGCCAAGGTGCTGAGGTCCATCACGGTGGAGAAGGGCAAGATCCTCAACATCTTCATCGGGCTCGCGGCGCAGATGCTCCGGTTCATGGAGCCCGGGGAGCTCCGGGGGAGCCTCGACGCAGCGCGCGTGGTGGACACGGTGCTGGCGAGGTCCCTGGTGCAGGTGCTGCGGGAGTACAGCCGCCCGTCCATGGACGTGCCCCGGGCACGACGGTACACCATAGagcttgccattgcattgatgcAGTCGGACGCACGCTACGTGGCCCTGTTCGTGGAGCTCGGCATGGAGAGCGAGCTGAGGCGCGTGGCCATGACCACCTCTCAGCTGGAGTGCTTCAACGTCTTCTCTGGCAGCGTCGGGCTCAGCCGCCGCGACACCAGCGTCTGTTCCCTCGTCAAGTCAGCTTTGGAGCTGATGAACAAGGGCCGGAATTAA